CGCACTGGCTTCCAGCTCAAATCCTTTATTGGTCATTTTTCCCATATTGTAAGGTATAGAACCGTATCCGGATGATAAAGGCAGTCCAAAATTCATCAGCATATCTTTGGTAGTACGTTGATATACATTCATGGTTACTCTAAAACGGTTGTCTATAAAACCTAAATCCAGTCCGGCATTGTAGGTAGCAGTACTTTCCCAACCTAAATTAGGATTAGCCAGCTTCCCGTTGACCATACCGTGAGTCACTGCACCTCCGGAATAAGAGCGGACATGGTTCATAATGGCGAGCGGAGCAGCATAAGCAATGCTTTGGTTACCTGTAACACCATAGCTCAAACGTAGCTTAATATTAGAGATAGCAGGTATGTCTTTCATGAACTTCTCTTGATTAATGCGCCAGGCTACTGCAAATGATGGAAAGAAACTCCACCTGTTTCCACTTGCCAACAAAGAAGAACCGTCGTAGCGTCCGGTTGCCGTGAAAATATAACGGTCATACAGGGTGTAGTTCATACGTCCTAAGAAAGAGGAAAGTTTAGTTTGAATGACTGAACTGGATTTGTCCATCGTATTCGTTCCTTCTCCGATAGCGTAGTACAACAAGTCATTGCCTGCAAAATCACCTACCTGAATTGCCAGTGTCTTTCTCTGACGGTCTTCATGCGTATATCCCAAGACAGCATTGATGTGATGATGCTTCTTAAATTTACGATCATAATTAACCGTCGTTTCCAATACAATATTCTGGCGATTGTCTTCTCCACGAAATGCCATACCATGGGCACTGTTTCCAGCATTGGTACCTATTGGATAATAAGTAGAACGCGAACCGTCTGTGCGGTTGAAGCTACCGGCACCTTTCCAGGAAAGCCCTTTACCAAAGTTATATGTCAAAGATGCATTCAGTATGAAGAACCGTTGTTGAAGAATGTCTTTTAGTTCGGTCGCCATAATATAAGGATTGTCTGCCGGAACATATTCCACATTTTCATCTTCATAAATTTGATCTCCAGGCATTAATGTCGGTTTGGTAGTCAAAATACGCCGTACCATTTGGTTCATACTTGAAGATTGAGAGTGCGACGTTTGCTTCTGCTCAGTCTGTGAATAACTTGTGTTCAGTTGCAAAACTAAACGCTTGGCAAGCTCAGATTTAAGATTCAGACGGAAAGAATAACGTTCGAGTCCAGTATTCATAATAATACCTTCTTGATCGGTGTAGCCGGCAGTAATATTATATTGAGTCATCTTGTTACCACCATTGACAGCCAACTGGTGGTCCTGAGATACTGCCGTCTGGTACATTAAGTCCTGCCAGTCAGTTGAATAAATCTTATATCTTTCCAAGGCATCATCTGTATGTCTGGGGACTTTTGTACTTGGAATGACGTTTCCTTGCATATCGTAGCCGTTAGAGGTTCGATCCAATTCATTCTCAAAAAGCGCATAGTCATGAGCATTCAGTAAATTATAGCGTTTGGAAATGTTGGAAATATCTACACGGGCATTGTAATTCACATTGACTTTTCCTTCTTTTCCCTGTTTGGTTGTGATCAGAATAACTCCGTTCGTAGCACGTGAACCATAAATAGCCGTTGCGGAAGCATCTTTCAGAACCTGGATAGATTCAATATCATTGGGATTGATGGAAGCTAGCGGATTCATCGCCGGCTGTTGGCTCAACTCACTGGTGCCACCATTTACACTTGCTGTTGCAGCCTCTATCGGGAAACCGTCGACTACATAAAGCGGGTCTGTATTGCCTGACAGTGTAGAGACACCACGTATTTGAATATTCATGCCCGCTCCGGGTGCACCACTGTTAGCTGCGATACTGACGCCCGCTATACGTCCCTGCAAAAACTGGTCGGCACTTGTGATAGGCATAATCTCAGCTTCATTCTTCATACTGACAGCACTTACCGAACCGGAAAGGTCGGATTTACGAACAGTTCCATAGCCGATGACCACCACCTCGTCCAAATTGCGTGATGCTTCCTGCATTGTAATCGTCATCTTCCCTTTTAACTGTACCGGAACAGTTATAGTAGTAAATCCGATATACGATATCTGTAACTGGGCCTTGGGATTTTTTACTTCCAGCGAGAAGTTACCGTCAATGTCTGTAATGGTTCCGTTGTTAGCACCCTTCACTTGGATTGTAGCTCCAATGATAGGAGACTTTCCTTCATCAACTACCACACCGGAAATTTTATGAGACTGTGCTGATACGGTT
This sequence is a window from Bacteroides thetaiotaomicron VPI-5482. Protein-coding genes within it:
- a CDS encoding SusC/RagA family TonB-linked outer membrane protein; this translates as MKQKIRFKLTDRYLVLLICFLGYISTVSAQSHKISGVVVDEGKSPIIGATIQVKGANNGTITDIDGNFSLEVKNPKAQLQISYIGFTTITVPVQLKGKMTITMQEASRNLDEVVVIGYGTVRKSDLSGSVSAVSMKNEAEIMPITSADQFLQGRIAGVSIAANSGAPGAGMNIQIRGVSTLSGNTDPLYVVDGFPIEAATASVNGGTSELSQQPAMNPLASINPNDIESIQVLKDASATAIYGSRATNGVILITTKQGKEGKVNVNYNARVDISNISKRYNLLNAHDYALFENELDRTSNGYDMQGNVIPSTKVPRHTDDALERYKIYSTDWQDLMYQTAVSQDHQLAVNGGNKMTQYNITAGYTDQEGIIMNTGLERYSFRLNLKSELAKRLVLQLNTSYSQTEQKQTSHSQSSSMNQMVRRILTTKPTLMPGDQIYEDENVEYVPADNPYIMATELKDILQQRFFILNASLTYNFGKGLSWKGAGSFNRTDGSRSTYYPIGTNAGNSAHGMAFRGEDNRQNIVLETTVNYDRKFKKHHHINAVLGYTHEDRQRKTLAIQVGDFAGNDLLYYAIGEGTNTMDKSSSVIQTKLSSFLGRMNYTLYDRYIFTATGRYDGSSLLASGNRWSFFPSFAVAWRINQEKFMKDIPAISNIKLRLSYGVTGNQSIAYAAPLAIMNHVRSYSGGAVTHGMVNGKLANPNLGWESTATYNAGLDLGFIDNRFRVTMNVYQRTTKDMLMNFGLPLSSGYGSIPYNMGKMTNKGFELEASADILTGRVKWTLGGNIYLNRNKVDDISGNELLGTSYLAGGGVFSQSIHITKAGYPVGSFYGYVVDGVYQNEAEAKLAPFDTPQATPGSLRFKDISGPDGLPDGKITSDDMTIIGTAEPKFNYGINSELSWKGLTLSMIFTGRVGGDIANLNRYFLDSFTDTNDNIRAEAWEGRWQGEGTSNFYPAVNGSQGSSYFNKRFSTFLLEDGSFFRLKNLTLAYQFSLKKLRWLRSVRVFGTVTNVFTITNYSGYDPEVSITSGAMSPNVDYAAYPSSRTYSMGINLAF